In the Peromyscus maniculatus bairdii isolate BWxNUB_F1_BW_parent chromosome 20, HU_Pman_BW_mat_3.1, whole genome shotgun sequence genome, one interval contains:
- the Eif4b gene encoding eukaryotic translation initiation factor 4B isoform X6, with product MSKKKNKKGKTISLTDFLAEDGGTGGGSTYVPKPVSWADETDDLEGDVSTTWHSNDDDVYRAPPIDRSILPTAPRAAREPNIDRSRLPKSPPYTAFLGNLPYDVTEDSIKEFFRGLNISAVRLPREPSNPDRLKGFGYAEFEDLDSLLSALSLNEESLGNRRIRVDVADQAQDKDRDDRSFGRDRNRDSDKTDTDWRARPATDSFDDYPPRRGDDSFGDKYRDRYDSDRYRDGYRDGYRDGPRRDMDRYGGRDRYDDRGSRDYDRGYDSRIGSGRRAFGSGYRRDDDYRGGGDRYEDRYDRRDDRSWSSRDDYSRDDYRRDDRGPPQRPKLNLKPRSTPKEDDSSASTSQSSRAASIFGGAKPVDTAAREREVEERLQKEQEKLQRQLDEPKLDRRPRERHPSWRSEETQERERSRTGSESSQTGASAASGRNTRRRESEKSLENETLNKEEDCHSPTSKPPKPDQPVKVMPAPPPKENAWVKRSSNPPARSQSSDTEQQSPTSGGKVAPTQPSEDGPSRKDENKVDGMSVPKGQTGTSSRGPGEGGSRDPWKELDRKDGKKDQDSRSAPEPKKSEENPASKFSSASKYAALSVDGEDENEGDDHTE from the exons caaaaaagaagaataagaaggGGAAGACCATCTCCCTAACAGACTTTCTAGCTGAGGATGGGGGCACCGGTGGAGGAAGCACCTATGTCCCCAAACCAGTCAGCTGGGCTGATGAAACAGACGATCTGGAAGGAGATG TGTCAACAACCTGGCACAGTAACGATGACGATGTGTACAGGGCACCTCCAATTGACCGATCCATCCTTCCCACTGCTCCACGGGCTGCTCGGGAACCCAATATCGACCGGAGCCGTCTTCCCAAATCGCCACCCTACACTGCTTTCCTAGGGAACCTGCCCTATGATGTGACAGAAGACTCCATTAAGGAATTCTTTAGAGGACTAAAT ATCAGCGCTGTACGCTTACCACGTGAACCCAGCAATCCAGACAGGTTGAAAGGCTTTGGCTATGCGGAGTTTGAGGACCTGGATTCTCTGCTCAGTGCTCTGAGTCTCAATGAAGAG TCTCTAGGTAACAGGAGAATTCGAGTGGACGTTGCTGATCAAGCACAGGATAAAG ACCGGGATGATCGTTCTTTTGGTCGAGATAGAAATCGGGATTCTGACAAAACAGACACAGACTGGAGGGCCCGTCCCGCCACCGACAGCTTTGATGACTACCCGCCTAGAAGAGGTGACGATAGCTTTGGAGACA agTATCGAGATCGTTACGATTCAGACCGGTACCGGGACGGGTACCGGGATGGGTACCGGGACGGCCCACGCCGAGATATGGACCGCTATGGGGGCCGGGATCGATATGATGACCGAGGCAGCAGAGACTATGACCGAG GCTATGACTCCAGGATAGGCAGTGGCAGGAGAGCATTTGGTAGTGGGTACCGTAGGGATGATGACTACAGAGGAGGTGGGGACCGCTATGAAGACCGGTATGACAGAAGGGACGATCGATCATGGAGCTCCAGGGATGACTACTCTCGGGACGACTATAGGCGTGATGACAGAG GTCCCCCTCAAAGACCCAAACTGAACCTAAAGCCTCGGAGTACTCCTAAGGAAGATGATTCCTCTGCTAGCACCTCCCAGTCCAGTCGAGCGGCTTCCATCTTTGGAGGGGCGAAACCTGTGGACACGGCTGCCAGAGAGCGGGAAGTTGAGGAACGGCtacagaaggagcaggagaagtTGCAGCGGCAGCTGGATGAGCCGAAACTAGACCGCCGGCCACGGGAGAG ACACCCAAGTTGGCGAAGTGAAGAAACTCAGGAAAGAGAACGGTCGAGGACAGGAAGTGAGTCATCACAGACTGGAGCCTCAGCCGCATCTGGCAGAA ataCACgcaggagagagagtgagaagtcTCTAGAAAATGAAACCCTCAATAAAGAAGAAGACTGTCACTCTCCAACCTCCAAACCTCCTAAACCTGATCAGCCTGTGAAGGTAATGCCGGCCCCTCCACCAAAGGAGAATGCGTGGGTGAAGCGAAGCTCTAACCCTCCTGCTCGATCTCAGAGCTCAGACACAGAGCAGCAGTCCCCTACAAG TGGAGGGAAGGTGGCCCCCACTCAGCCCTCTGAGGACGGACCATCAAGGAAAG ATGAAAATAAAGTAGATGGGATGAGTGTCCCAAAAGGCCAAACTGGGACCTCCAGTCgtggtcctggagaaggagggAGCAGAGACCCCTGGAAGGAGTTGGACAG GAAAGATGGCAAAAAAGATCAAGACTCGAGATCTGCACCTGAGCCAAAGAAATCCGAGGAGAATCCAGCCTCT AAGTTCAGTTCTGCAAGCAAGTATGCTGCTCTCTCCGTGGATGGTGAAGATGAGAATGAGGGAGACGACCACACTGAGTAG